In Micromonospora purpureochromogenes, a single window of DNA contains:
- the murG gene encoding undecaprenyldiphospho-muramoylpentapeptide beta-N-acetylglucosaminyltransferase, translated as MGPLRSVVLCGGGTGGHIYPLLAFADCLRRHDPGVRITCLGTPKGLENELIPPAGYDLRQIPAYQLPRSVNMSLVRTPDRMWKAARAAGKVIDEVQADAVVGFGGYVSVPGYLAAWRRELPIVIHEVNVPPGVANRLGMKFTKNVAVGFPHQPAQAESLRDARVVGVPLRRGIAGLDRVAMRNAARAHFGLRPDLPVLFVAGGSQGARSINLAVSGAAKELARNGVQVLHVIGARNEPVPIPTDLPVPYVTLPYLSEMELGYAAADLMLGRGGAMTCAEVAAIGLPTIYVPYPHSNQEQKRNALPVVEAGGGLLVDDAELTPDWLERTVIPLVRDPRRLAAMGAAAAGYGRRDGDVALLNFVYEAVAR; from the coding sequence ATGGGTCCGCTGCGTTCGGTGGTGCTCTGTGGAGGCGGTACGGGTGGCCACATCTACCCGCTGCTCGCCTTCGCCGACTGCCTGCGCCGACACGACCCGGGCGTCCGGATCACCTGTCTGGGCACGCCGAAGGGGCTGGAGAACGAGCTGATCCCGCCGGCCGGCTACGACCTGCGGCAGATCCCGGCGTACCAGCTGCCCCGCTCGGTCAACATGAGCCTGGTGCGCACCCCGGACCGGATGTGGAAGGCGGCCCGCGCCGCGGGCAAGGTGATCGACGAGGTGCAGGCCGACGCGGTGGTCGGCTTCGGCGGGTACGTCTCCGTCCCCGGCTACCTCGCCGCCTGGCGCCGCGAGCTGCCGATCGTCATCCACGAGGTGAACGTGCCGCCGGGCGTGGCCAACCGGCTCGGCATGAAGTTCACCAAGAACGTCGCGGTGGGCTTTCCGCACCAGCCCGCGCAGGCCGAGTCGCTGCGCGACGCCCGGGTGGTCGGCGTGCCGCTGCGCCGGGGCATCGCCGGGCTGGACCGGGTCGCCATGCGCAACGCCGCCCGGGCCCACTTCGGACTCCGCCCCGACCTGCCGGTGCTCTTCGTCGCCGGCGGCTCGCAGGGCGCCCGCTCGATCAACCTGGCGGTCTCCGGCGCGGCCAAGGAACTGGCCCGCAACGGCGTGCAGGTGCTGCACGTGATCGGTGCCCGCAACGAGCCGGTGCCGATCCCCACCGACCTGCCGGTGCCGTACGTGACCCTGCCGTACCTGTCCGAGATGGAGCTGGGCTACGCCGCCGCCGACCTGATGCTGGGCCGGGGCGGGGCGATGACCTGCGCCGAGGTGGCCGCCATCGGCCTGCCCACCATCTACGTGCCGTACCCGCACAGCAACCAGGAGCAGAAGCGCAACGCGCTGCCCGTGGTGGAGGCCGGCGGCGGGCTGCTCGTCGACGACGCCGAGCTGACCCCGGACTGGCTGGAGCGGACGGTCATCCCGCTGGTCCGCGACCCCCGCCGGCTCGCCGCGATGGGTGCGGCCGCGGCCGGGTACGGCCGGCGCGACGGCGATGTCGCGCTGCTGAACTTCGTCTACGAGGCGGTGGCCCGATGA
- a CDS encoding UDP-N-acetylmuramoyl-L-alanyl-D-glutamate--2,6-diaminopimelate ligase — protein sequence MRSKPDDRVGSDAVPGNPRPRTVPGVRLGDLAARLAVAPPEAAADVAVTGATHASQEVRPGDLYAALPGARRHGAEFAAAAAAAGAVAALTDPAGAAAVTEAGLPALVVPDPRAVLGDLASAVYGDPTEGLTVIGVTGTAGKTSTAYLVESGLRAAGYTTGLIGTVETRLGDLVIDSVRTTPEATDLHAMLAAARERGVTALVMEVSSHALAMGRVGGVRFTVGGYTNFGSDHLDFHADSADYFAAKARLFDGRCAFEVLNLDDPALRPLFKPATVSYSAAGDRAATWWADEVDGEGYAQRFTVHGPDGLALPAGVALPGRHNVANALLAIASLVAAGVDPAVAAEGVAACGGVPGRLELVSAAGPVRGVVDYAHKSDAIVAALAALRELSAGRLICVIGAGGDRDRGKRPVMGAAAARGADVVLVTDDNPRTEDPAAIRAEVLAGAYGAGTPARIIEAPGRRAAIAEAVRLAEPGDVVALLGKGHERGQEVAGEVHPFDDRVELAEALGARFGDLAGRR from the coding sequence GTGCGCTCGAAACCGGACGACCGGGTAGGGTCTGACGCCGTGCCCGGCAATCCACGTCCCCGTACCGTGCCCGGAGTCCGGCTCGGCGACCTCGCCGCCCGGCTCGCCGTCGCGCCGCCGGAGGCCGCCGCCGACGTGGCGGTGACCGGGGCGACCCACGCCAGCCAGGAGGTCCGCCCCGGCGACCTGTACGCCGCGCTCCCCGGGGCCCGCCGGCACGGCGCGGAGTTCGCCGCGGCCGCCGCGGCCGCCGGCGCGGTGGCCGCGCTGACCGACCCGGCCGGCGCCGCCGCGGTGACCGAGGCCGGCCTGCCCGCCCTGGTGGTGCCCGACCCCCGGGCGGTGCTCGGCGACCTCGCCTCCGCCGTCTACGGCGACCCGACCGAGGGGCTGACCGTGATCGGGGTCACCGGCACGGCCGGCAAGACCTCGACCGCCTACCTGGTGGAGTCCGGCCTGCGCGCCGCCGGGTACACCACCGGCCTGATCGGCACCGTGGAGACTCGGCTCGGCGATCTGGTGATCGACAGCGTGCGGACCACCCCGGAGGCGACGGACCTGCACGCCATGCTCGCCGCCGCGCGCGAGCGCGGGGTGACCGCGCTGGTCATGGAGGTCTCCAGCCACGCCCTGGCGATGGGGCGGGTCGGCGGGGTCCGGTTCACCGTCGGCGGCTACACCAACTTCGGCTCCGACCACCTCGACTTCCACGCCGACTCGGCCGACTACTTCGCGGCCAAGGCGCGGCTCTTCGACGGCCGCTGCGCCTTCGAGGTGCTCAACCTCGACGACCCGGCGCTGCGCCCGCTGTTCAAGCCCGCCACGGTCAGCTACTCGGCGGCCGGCGACCGCGCGGCCACCTGGTGGGCCGACGAGGTCGATGGCGAGGGGTACGCCCAGCGCTTCACCGTCCACGGCCCGGACGGCCTGGCACTGCCCGCCGGGGTGGCCCTGCCCGGCCGGCACAACGTGGCCAACGCGCTGCTGGCCATCGCCAGCCTGGTGGCCGCCGGGGTCGACCCGGCGGTCGCCGCCGAGGGGGTGGCCGCCTGCGGCGGCGTCCCGGGGCGGCTGGAGCTGGTCAGCGCGGCCGGTCCGGTGCGCGGCGTGGTCGACTACGCGCACAAGTCCGACGCCATCGTGGCCGCCCTGGCCGCGCTGCGCGAGCTGAGCGCGGGTCGGCTGATCTGCGTCATCGGCGCGGGCGGTGACCGGGACCGGGGCAAGCGGCCGGTGATGGGCGCCGCCGCGGCGCGGGGCGCCGACGTGGTGCTGGTGACCGACGACAACCCGCGTACCGAGGACCCGGCCGCGATCCGGGCCGAGGTGCTCGCCGGGGCGTACGGGGCCGGCACCCCCGCCCGGATCATCGAGGCCCCGGGCCGGCGGGCCGCCATCGCCGAGGCGGTCCGGCTCGCCGAGCCCGGCGACGTGGTGGCCCTGCTCGGCAAGGGCCACGAGCGTGGCCAGGAGGTCGCCGGCGAGGTGCACCCGTTCGACGACCGGGTGGAGCTGGCGGAGGCGCTCGGCGCCCGCTTCGGGGACCTGGCGGGTCGACGGTGA
- a CDS encoding FtsW/RodA/SpoVE family cell cycle protein, protein MAALRGLLARPLASYYLLLSSAGLLLLIGLTMVFSATSVKDYAEAGDASASVTKQAVFAVIGIVAFWACQRFPASTFRSLGRPVLAAAVVLLLVLNLLLALDSLFRITALGPLRANLLWLYLGPIQVQPSELAKLALVLWGAHVIARKGAALGWWKELATPLFPVVGLLFVLVGYNDLGTMLCLLAIVVGLLWAAGVRMRVFAALSAVGLLGIGLLVAVASLGAGSGAAGEENYRLARLTSFISPPDPATCLETGCWQLVQARNAIEHGGWFGVGLGKSSLKFGWLPAAHNDFIFAVIAEELGVVGCTVILVLFAVLAYTGLRVARRVEDPFRRLAAAAITAWLVGQAVINVGGVIGLLPLTGVPLPFISDGGSALVVTLAAVGILASFARAEPDAARALHARPPARWVRLLWAPLPPLPGRRRRPATPPAARGSVPRSRARREDDQAAPRGGRQGRTRGGTASERRR, encoded by the coding sequence CTGGCGGCGCTGCGCGGCCTGCTGGCCCGCCCGCTGGCCTCCTACTACCTGCTGCTGTCCAGCGCCGGCCTGCTGCTGCTGATCGGCCTGACCATGGTCTTCTCGGCGACCAGCGTGAAGGACTACGCCGAGGCCGGCGACGCCTCGGCGTCGGTGACCAAGCAGGCCGTCTTCGCGGTGATCGGCATCGTCGCGTTCTGGGCCTGCCAGCGGTTCCCGGCCAGCACCTTCCGCTCGCTCGGCCGGCCGGTGCTGGCCGCGGCGGTGGTGCTGCTGCTGGTGCTCAACCTGCTGCTGGCCCTGGACTCGCTGTTCCGGATCACGGCGCTCGGCCCGCTGCGGGCCAACCTGCTCTGGCTCTACCTCGGCCCGATCCAGGTGCAGCCCTCCGAGCTGGCCAAGCTCGCGCTGGTGCTCTGGGGCGCGCACGTGATCGCCCGCAAGGGCGCCGCGCTCGGCTGGTGGAAGGAGCTGGCCACCCCGCTCTTCCCGGTGGTCGGGCTGCTCTTCGTGCTGGTCGGCTACAACGACCTGGGCACCATGCTCTGCCTGCTGGCGATCGTGGTCGGGCTGCTCTGGGCGGCCGGGGTGCGAATGCGGGTGTTCGCCGCGCTCTCCGCGGTGGGCCTGCTCGGCATCGGCCTGCTGGTGGCCGTGGCCTCGCTCGGCGCCGGCTCCGGCGCGGCCGGCGAGGAGAACTACCGGCTGGCCCGGTTGACCTCGTTCATCAGCCCGCCCGACCCGGCCACCTGCCTGGAGACCGGCTGCTGGCAGCTCGTCCAGGCCCGCAACGCCATCGAGCACGGCGGCTGGTTCGGCGTCGGGCTGGGTAAGAGCAGCCTCAAGTTCGGCTGGTTGCCGGCCGCGCACAACGACTTCATCTTCGCGGTGATCGCCGAGGAGCTCGGGGTGGTCGGCTGCACCGTCATCCTGGTGCTCTTCGCCGTGCTCGCCTACACCGGGCTGCGCGTCGCCCGGCGGGTCGAGGACCCGTTCCGCCGGCTCGCCGCCGCCGCGATCACCGCCTGGCTGGTCGGCCAGGCCGTGATCAACGTCGGTGGCGTGATCGGCCTGCTGCCGCTGACCGGCGTGCCGCTGCCGTTCATCTCCGACGGCGGCAGCGCCCTGGTCGTGACGCTGGCGGCGGTCGGCATCCTCGCCTCGTTCGCCCGCGCCGAGCCCGACGCCGCGCGAGCCCTGCATGCCCGTCCACCCGCCCGGTGGGTCCGACTACTCTGGGCCCCGTTGCCGCCGCTTCCCGGCCGGCGCCGCCGCCCGGCGACGCCACCGGCTGCCCGAGGGTCCGTGCCCCGGTCGCGAGCGCGGCGGGAGGACGACCAGGCCGCACCGCGCGGTGGCCGGCAGGGCCGGACCCGGGGCGGGACGGCGAGCGAGAGGAGACGCTGA
- a CDS encoding UDP-N-acetylmuramoyl-tripeptide--D-alanyl-D-alanine ligase — MIPLSLAEVASAVDGRLVGADPAARVTGPVEFDSRKVTAGALFVAFPGEKVDGHDYAAGAVDAGAVAVLGTREVPGVPMVLVGDALTAMGRLARAVVDRLPQLTVIGLTGSSGKTTTKDLIAQLTVRLGPTVAPPGSFNNELGHPYTALQATPETRFLVMEKGARGIGHVRYLCDVVPPRISVVLNVGVAHIGEFGSVENIALAKGELVEALPADGLAVLNADDPLVDAMAARTGARVVRYGEAAHADVRAVDVSLDDRGRPSYTLLTPEGSAPVRLGLTGRHQVSNSLAAAAVARELGMPPAEVAGALGELGLVSTRRMDVFDRSDGVTVIDDSYNANPASTAVALRALAGMRREGRIFAALGYMAELGDFERDGHREVGRLAAELGVDRLLVVGEPAAPIHEGATAVSDWGGESVLLTDQAAAVEVLRRELRPGDVVLVKGSRYRTWEVADALRAEAAGNGVAA; from the coding sequence GTGATCCCGCTGAGCCTGGCCGAGGTCGCCTCGGCCGTCGACGGCCGCCTCGTCGGCGCCGACCCGGCGGCCCGGGTCACCGGCCCGGTCGAGTTCGACTCGCGCAAGGTCACCGCCGGGGCGCTCTTCGTCGCGTTCCCCGGCGAGAAGGTCGACGGGCACGACTACGCCGCCGGCGCGGTGGACGCGGGCGCGGTGGCGGTGCTCGGCACCCGCGAGGTGCCCGGGGTGCCGATGGTGCTGGTGGGAGACGCGCTGACCGCGATGGGCCGGTTGGCCCGCGCGGTGGTGGACCGGCTGCCGCAGCTCACCGTGATCGGGCTGACCGGCTCGTCGGGCAAGACCACCACCAAGGACCTGATCGCCCAGCTCACCGTCCGGCTCGGCCCGACGGTGGCCCCGCCCGGCTCGTTCAACAACGAGCTGGGGCACCCGTACACCGCGTTGCAGGCCACGCCGGAGACCCGCTTCCTGGTGATGGAGAAGGGCGCCCGGGGGATCGGGCACGTGCGCTACCTGTGCGACGTGGTGCCGCCGCGGATCTCCGTGGTGCTCAACGTCGGGGTCGCGCACATCGGCGAGTTCGGCTCGGTGGAGAACATCGCCCTGGCCAAGGGGGAACTGGTCGAGGCGCTGCCGGCCGACGGGCTGGCGGTGCTCAACGCCGACGACCCGCTGGTCGACGCGATGGCCGCGCGTACCGGCGCCCGGGTGGTCCGGTACGGCGAGGCCGCGCACGCCGACGTCCGGGCGGTCGACGTGTCGCTGGACGACCGGGGCCGGCCGTCGTACACGCTGCTCACCCCGGAGGGGAGCGCGCCGGTGCGGCTCGGGCTGACCGGCCGGCACCAGGTCTCCAACTCGCTGGCCGCGGCGGCGGTGGCCCGCGAGCTCGGGATGCCGCCGGCCGAGGTGGCCGGCGCCCTGGGCGAGCTGGGGCTGGTCTCCACCCGCCGGATGGACGTCTTCGACCGGTCCGACGGGGTGACCGTGATCGACGACTCGTACAACGCCAATCCGGCGTCGACGGCGGTGGCGCTGCGCGCGCTTGCCGGCATGCGCCGCGAAGGGCGTATCTTTGCCGCGCTCGGCTACATGGCCGAGCTGGGCGACTTCGAACGCGACGGGCACCGGGAGGTGGGCCGGCTCGCGGCGGAGCTGGGCGTGGACCGGCTGCTCGTGGTGGGTGAGCCGGCGGCGCCGATCCACGAGGGCGCGACAGCGGTAAGTGACTGGGGAGGAGAGTCGGTGCTGCTCACCGATCAGGCGGCGGCCGTCGAGGTGCTGCGCAGAGAGCTACGACCGGGCGACGTCGTCCTGGTGAAGGGCTCCCGGTACCGCACCTGGGAGGTGGCCGACGCGCTGCGCGCCGAGGCTGCTGGAAACGGGGTCGCCGCATGA
- the mraY gene encoding phospho-N-acetylmuramoyl-pentapeptide-transferase has product MRAVIIAVGVAFLISLLCTPIAIKVFTRLKAGQPIRAEGPAMHQGKKGTPTMGGVVFILATVIAYVAGHLALTTLPDAQIAQVEPTITALVLLGLMVFSGAVGFIDDFLKVRKRHSGGLNKRGKLAGQILVGAIFGVVALYFPSTMTDASGAATNTETVGATTLSFIRDIPALEIGKIASVIVIIFVVMAATNGVNLTDGLDGLATGASVMVLAAYALIAFWQYRHWCADPTYTANPNNYCYAVRDPLEIALIAGAAAGACVGFLWWNTSPARIFMGDTGALGLGGLIAGMAMSTRTILLLPIIGGLFVIITMSVVIQIISFRTTGKRVFRMSPLQHHFELAGWSEVNIVVRFWIIAGIGVAIALGLFYSDFLASMG; this is encoded by the coding sequence ATGAGGGCGGTCATCATCGCCGTCGGCGTGGCGTTCCTGATCTCGCTGCTCTGCACCCCGATCGCGATCAAGGTGTTCACCCGGCTGAAGGCCGGGCAGCCGATCCGGGCCGAGGGCCCGGCGATGCACCAGGGCAAGAAGGGCACGCCGACGATGGGCGGCGTGGTCTTCATCCTGGCCACGGTGATCGCGTACGTCGCCGGTCACCTGGCCCTGACCACGCTGCCGGACGCGCAGATCGCCCAGGTCGAGCCGACCATCACGGCGCTGGTGCTGCTGGGGCTGATGGTCTTCTCCGGCGCGGTCGGCTTCATCGACGACTTCCTCAAGGTCCGCAAGCGGCACAGCGGCGGTCTCAACAAGCGCGGCAAGCTCGCCGGGCAGATCCTGGTCGGCGCGATCTTCGGGGTGGTGGCGCTCTACTTCCCGAGCACGATGACCGACGCCAGCGGCGCGGCGACCAACACCGAGACCGTCGGGGCCACCACGCTCAGCTTCATCCGGGACATCCCGGCGCTGGAGATCGGCAAGATCGCCTCGGTGATCGTGATCATCTTCGTGGTGATGGCGGCGACCAACGGGGTGAACCTCACCGACGGCCTCGACGGCCTCGCCACCGGCGCCTCGGTGATGGTGCTGGCCGCGTACGCGTTGATCGCGTTCTGGCAGTACCGGCACTGGTGCGCCGACCCGACCTACACCGCCAACCCGAACAACTACTGCTACGCGGTCCGGGATCCGCTGGAGATCGCGCTGATCGCCGGGGCGGCCGCCGGCGCCTGCGTCGGCTTCCTCTGGTGGAACACCTCGCCCGCCCGGATCTTCATGGGCGACACCGGCGCGCTCGGCCTGGGCGGTCTGATCGCCGGCATGGCGATGTCCACCCGCACGATCCTGCTGCTGCCGATCATCGGCGGGCTGTTCGTGATCATCACCATGTCGGTGGTGATCCAGATCATCTCCTTCCGGACCACCGGCAAGCGGGTGTTCCGGATGTCGCCGTTGCAGCACCACTTCGAACTCGCCGGCTGGAGCGAGGTCAACATCGTGGTGCGGTTCTGGATCATCGCCGGGATCGGGGTCGCCATCGCCCTCGGCCTGTTCTACAGCGACTTCCTGGCCAGCATGGGCTGA